Below is a genomic region from Equus caballus isolate H_3958 breed thoroughbred chromosome X, TB-T2T, whole genome shotgun sequence.
tgtgtaagcatcaccactatctagttccggaacattttcatcactccaaaaggaaaccccatgcCCATTAAGCAGTCGCCCTATATTCCCctttccccccagcccctggcaaccactaatctgctctctgtctcctatggatttgcctattctggcaAATATTTCTAGCTAATTCTCATGCGTCTTTTTTATGCTTCATCATCCAGCTGGTAATGAGTCTTGTCCTCAACCTCAGACTTCTGAACACCTGGCTGCTATAGAAATCATGAAACTGAAGCATATTTTGattctacaaaataaaattgatttggTAAAAGAAAGCCAGGCTAAAGAACAATATGAACAGATCCTTGCATTTGTACAAGGTAAGAAGCCATAGTATCTAATAAATCTGTGAGTCACTTTGAGAGGCATTTAATGCAGATACCAGATGTTAAATTAACTTTTAACATAATAGATTATCTAAAACAGGCTAAACTTATAGGTCTTAAGCCTTATTTTTCTCTACCTACTACTTATTAGCCACCTGATAGAGCTAGTGAAATCTGTGTTTCTGAATTTGGTAAACTAAAGTACATTTTTGCCAGCTGAAAGTTAGAATTGAATTTGTATTTTGGAAACTAtcaatcacattaaaaaaagtccTCCTCAGTGATGGTAAAATGAACAAAagcgtattttttaaaaaattaagcattaCACCGTTTATTCTTACTGAGTAGCTACTTTGAAAATTGGAACTGAGGGGctgcccccgtggccgagtggttaagttcgtgcgctccgcatttggcggcccatggtttcgccagttcggatcctgggcgcggacatggcactgctcatcaggccatgttgaggcagcatcccacatgccacaactagaaggacctgcagctaaggtatacagctatgtactgtggggattgggggagaaaaagcagaggggacaaaaaaagattggcaacagttgttagctcaggtgccaatctttaaaaaaaagaattggaactgaaagtgatttatttaatcttcatagtaTCCTTTTCTCTAGCAGcgttgtgtttttcatttctgggAAGACATGACACATCGTATTGTTGACATCTGATTCTCTTAACCTTGTTTTCTTGTTGGAAAGGTTGACTTCTTGTGAACCCAGTTCTATcataacaaaaaagaataagtCATTTTGATTAAAATCTAATTATGTTTGGTCCATTTCTTTGACCAGCCTGTTTGACATGTAATTAATAAGGAGCAAATATTATATGTGCCAGCAGTTTTTGATTAACAAAGAGTCTGTAATTTTATCTTGACATTTATTGGGAGGTTAATTGCACGTTATTAGAAATCTTTCAACTAGTAAAGTGCTCATTCCCAGGAGTGTTagtgttttattccttttaacaGTTTCATCATTTTAGTGTATTAAATAtatctattaatatattttagaatctttTTCCTTAATGGGAATAGTATTCATTATCAGGAGTAAAAACATCTGTAGAATACTGCCACCTTTCTAAACAGAATTATCACTTTCTCCCTGTTCATGGCATTTGTGTAGGTATGTTTAGGCATCTATTTTAGTAATCTTAACTATTTTATGTAGTATGTATAGAACAAGTTGTATAAAACTGAAGAATTTTGATCTTTCTGAATGTGTCGTATAGGTACAGTAGCAGAAGGCGCTCCTATTATTCCAATTTCTGCTCAGTTGAAATACAATATTGAAGTTGTCTGTGAGTACATAGTAAAGAAAATTCCAGTACCCCCAAGAGACTTTACTTCCGAACCTCGACTTATTGGTAAGTGATAGGATTTGTCTTTAACTCTTAATTTGATCTTTTCCACATTGGTGATTCCCCTTTAAGggtgtttattaatttttcctctgTCTGAAAAGATCGTAATAAATTACGATCtgcataaaaatttttttgaaatagaTTAATTCTGAGATTGTATGGACTGCTAGATTGCATTACTGGATGAGGGACAGAGTCCTGAATACAGAAGGAACGTGTAACCTTTTTGTGCTCAGTATATGGTATATTGTGTGATCAAGATGGAGTGATACAGTATTTTCCATGGAATTATAATGCTTTATTCAGGAACAGGATGGTAAAACTTCCATACAAATGATTTCATTGTACCATTAATGAAGATTTTCATGTCCCTTTCACTTTTATTTGAGTTCATAGTACCAATAATGGTATAATTTGATCATCTAAGCTTGTGGTTCCTACACAGAGATGTAGGAGCCTTTTCAAAACAGACATTTGAGCCCCTCTGAGTCTTCCCCCCGGGGCCTCCTGTGTGTTGTGGGAAGTGTTCTCTTGGGTGATTGTGATGCGTACCCATTGTTAAGGGTCACTGCTCTCAGGACCTAAGTGTGGGTCACCTAGTCCTATAGTTGTTTTGTAGTTtgaaaactaaatttttatttcacaagTCGTATAATATAGAGGTATATGAAGAAAAAGTCCACAATCTCTCCGTCTCCAACTTTTACCCCCTTAGCCGTGAAGTAACCAAAGTTAGCAGATGGTGTGTATTATTCCCACACCTTTCTCTTTGTTCATATCATCATGTATAAACATGTACatatttcttgttttactttttctttgtggAAGTGGGATCATACCATGCATATTATTTTTGtaactggttttattttttttcttaacagtgtatgagggttatCCTTCCAGATCATTACATATGGctctaacattatttttaaatagctgcatGTTACTCCATAATATGAATGTACCATAATCCTATCAATGAACTTTTaagttatttctacttttttccatCGTAAGGCTGCAGTAAACCTAGCTGGAGTAATAATACTAGATTTTGTTGCAAAGTCACTCCTATGGTGTAAATCTTGTGTGTCTACTATTTTAGAAAAGTTAACTTAGACAATGATATTTCTTTTAACGTTAAAATGAACAGAATTGgctttaatttgttttgttttcttttagttattaGATCCTTTGATGTCAACAAACCTGGCTGTGAAGTTGATGACCTTAAGGGGGGTGTAGCTGGTGGCAGTATTCTAAAAGGAGTATTAAAGGTAAACTGGGTTTTCTtgttgtgtttctgttttgtttgtttttcccttgtcttaatcaggaaaacagtatggacactccaaattgaaaaataaaattttttcatgGTGTCTATAATTGATAGAGATTTCTTTGTTTACTGTTATGTCTTTTGAATGTGTCTTATCCCTAACTATAGGTTCTTTATGAGTATGCAACACATTTTATATGATGATAGGCTTGTGTGGTAGGTAGTTGGAAACAGTTGGATGGTTCTGGTTTTGAAGATGTcttccacatctttttttttttaatagtgctCTTTGAAATAGAGAAAAGGTTGCCTTTTCAGTTTTATCGTTTTCCTCTTAGGACTTTTTGTATGTAAATGGAAATTGTGTTGTCCCACAGTAATTCTAATTACTAATTGATATTTTTACAGGTGGGCCAGGAAATAGAAGTCAGACCTGGTATTGTTTCCAAAGATAGCGAAGGAAAGCTCATGTGTAAACCaatcttttccaaaattgtaTCCCTCTTCGCAGAACATAATGATCTTCAGTATGCTGCTCCAGGAGGTCTTATTGGTAAGGATTTTCCTCTCGTCCCTGTGCTTTTAATTTGTGTATGTTCATGGTACTTTTCATGGGAAATGGATTACCCAAAAAGATAtattgtagattttttttccctctccaaagccccagtacatagttgtatatccaagttgtaagtccttctagttcttctatgtgggatgccgccacagcatggccagatcggtgcccaggatccaaactggcgaaccctgggccaccgaagtggagtgcatgaacttaaccacttggccgtggagctggcccctagatttttagttggatattttaataattgaGCAGAGTAGGGGAACATGCGTATGGTTAAACTGTTGATTTTAGGTCATAAAATGGTTTCATGtgtttgtaaaaaaatttttttttaaagattggcacctgagctaacaattgttgccaacctttttttttttttttgcactttttctccccgaatcccccctgtacatagttgtatattttagttgtgggtccttctagttgtggcatgtgggacaccacctcaacgtagcctgacgagcagtgccatgtccgcgcccaggatctgaactggcgaaaccctgggctgccgaagcggagcatgtgagcttaatcactcggccacggggccggcccctgtaaaaattatttttaagcataAGGAAGAATACGTTTTGGTTTAGTATATAGAGTAGCTCCTTTTTAGCAATAACAAAATAAGTTTTATGACCTAGCGTTGCAAATACCTAACtgtactttttgtgtgtgtgtgcgcgtgtgtctACACAGTTTGGGGTTAGAAAGTAGTtgttttttatgtatattttgcaaatGGAAAGTTACCCACAAATGTCAGTTGAATCATGTCAGGCTCATGTTTACACTGAGCTGGGAATAAAAAGATAGCTTCTGTTGTGTAGGAATTACTGAGATAATTTATGAATTTTCTTGTCCCTTACAACTTAGCGTATTACCAGATACCCAGAAAAAGGCAAGATTTAGTAGTGAGAATTAGAGGCATTGTATTTTGgattaaagaaggaaatatttggtgaaaaaGGTGTTTGTCTTTTGGTTCTGTGGTTTTTGGTTGTGTAATTCATCTCTCTATTGTAGCCTGTAATTTAAAGTTTACTGTatatgattttaccttttttttattttcaacaaggAAACTCTGGAAAtgtggaagttttttttttttaatttaactacgGAACTTTTCAGAGAGAGAATAGTGTAATGATAATCCTCATGTAGCCACCACTCAGCTTCAACAGTTATCAATACTTTACCAATCTtgcttcatttttatatcttctcctctctcccccttgaAAGACACATAGCTAAAATAGTTTGAAACGGATCCCAGGAATCATATATGAAGTCTTTAAGCTATCTTTTTGATCAGCCTTCCGGGGAGAAATGCCAGGCAAATATTCTGCAAACTACTCATTGTGAATTTTGTATCTTTTCAACTTTTATTGAGGATATGCAGACTCATTTTTGAGTCAGGCTGTTATCTCAGTTTGCCCTTTATGTAGAATTTAAGTCAAGAGAATCTTTTTGTTCTCGGATGCCCAACTAACCCATGAGTTTACAGTTCAGTTTTTTCAGATGAAACAGGTATTTTGTCACACCTGTGGAGCTATTACATGAGTATGAAAATTTAAGTGTGTATTAAACTGTATAGGTATATGCGGTACTTGTTTGACCAAGTTTTTGGGTAAACAAGTTTATAGGAAATAAAAACTTGGActatatatatcttattttatatcAGGAGTTGGAACAAAAATTGACCCCACTTTGTGCCGGGCTGACAGAATGGTGGGGCAGGTACTTGGTGCAGTTGGAGCTTTACCTGAAATCTTCACCGAGTTGGAAATCTCCTATTTCCTGCTGAGACGGCTTCTAGGTGTACGCACTGAGGGAGACAAGAAAGCAGCAAAGGTAGGTGCTTTCTGTAATTCATGTTTCAACAAAAGTAACAGTGATGTTAAGACCAGTTTAGACGTTCATTCTTTTACAGTTAATATGGGATTAAGAAGAGAAGGTGAATAAATTTGATTTCGTAAAAATTGAGAACTTGTACATGGCAATCAgtttaaagtaaaacaaaacgGGGAAGTATGTCACGTATGACAATGACATGATATTCCTGTTATCCAgatggttttttttaaagtctcagaTTAGATTGGCAGAGATGGAAAATTGCTGACATCTTGTTTTGGCAAGGATGTAGGAAAATAAGCAGTCATATTTGGAAGGCATTTTCTTGATTTTGGGGTTTATTTTTCCCTAATTTATTTCCCTAGGTGCAAAAGCTATCTAAGAATGAAGTGCTCATGGTAAACATAGGATCCCTGTCGACAGGAGGAAGAGTTAGTGCAGTCAAGGCCGATTTGGGCAAAATCGTTTTGACTAATCCTGTGTGCACAGAAGTAGGAGAAAAAATTGCCCTTAGCCGAAGAGTTGAGAAACATTGGCGGTAAGTTTATTAGCGTTTGTCACTGTCTAATAAAAAAGACATCTTTTCCTTAAGTTCTTGGCGGGTGTACACGCAGTTTTCCTTGACTGCAACAGTTATTGTGGCTTTAACTCTCAGCTATTTATTTGGATGACTTTGAAATCTGTATTTCTAGTCCTGATTTGTGATAGACACAACCTATGCAAAAACTAATGAATTTGGGTTCAATATTTCCTTTGCctttggctttttaaaacttatttggaaataatctcAAACCTaacagaaaaattacaagaaatgCACACAGAACTCCTGTATTTCCTTTTCCCAAATACACAATGTATTTGTGtgtctataagcttttttctgaaccatttgaggaGTAGGTTGTATGTATCGTGCCCCTTGATCTCTTAAtaaatacttcagtgtatatatttttttctttcttttttttgaggaagattagccctgagctaacatctgccaccaaggcttctctttttgctgaggaagactggccttgagctaacatcctgcccatcttcctctactttatatgtgggatgcccgccacagcatggcttgacaagtggtgtgtaggtccacacctgggatccgaactggggagccctgggccgccaaagtgaaacatgcgaacttaaccactgcactaccaggcTGACCTCGAgtgtatattttctaaaaacaagGATGTTGTTTATATGACCACTTCAAGAAGTTtgacattggggctggcccggtggtgcagcggttaagttcacacgttccacttctcggcagcccggggttcgcctgttcagatcccaggtacggacatggcaccgcttggcaaaagccatgctgtggtaggcgtctcgcatggaaagtagaggaagatgggcacggatgttagctcagggctaatcttcctcaaaaaaacaaaagaggtttAACATTGATAAAATACTGACATCCATAGTCCATTTTCCAGTTTTATCgcttgtcccaataatgtcctctGTGTCCCTCCAGTTTAGGATCATGTattgcatttagttttcatgtctctttgATCTCTAATCTGGAACTTCcacagcctttctttgtcttacttgacaattttgaagaatacAAGCTAGTTACTTTATAGACTCTTCCTCGATTTGGGTTTACCCGATGCTTCCTAAGATTAGATTTGGGTTATGTAGTCTTGGTTGAAATGCTGCTGCAGGTGGTGATGTCTCCTCAGGGAATCACAGCCAGAGGCACATGATATTTGACTGCTCCTTGTTGAGGTTAATTTTGATCCTGCAGTCAAGGTGTTGTCTAGTTTCTTCACTACGtggttacttttttttaaccCTTGCAACTAATAAGCATTCCGTGGGAGACtctttgagactatgcaaatacCCTGCTTCTCATCAAATCCCACCCTCCCTGGATTTAGCATCCACTGATGATTCTTATGTGAATTGAGCTTGGCTATAGTGATTGCAAAATGGTGATCCCTCCCCCCAACTCCACCACTCATTTATCATTTGacattctttctttcccattatTTACTTATCTAGTTAGAATATGGACTCACGGAGTACTTTATTCAATAGGTTATGATTCATTACTGTCCTTACTTATTTCGATGCCCAAATTGTCCAGGATTTATCCAGTAGAGACCCTGCAAGCAGGCTCCtctgtccttttgacatgtccccatcatttttttttgaaTAGTTCCTTATTTTCTGACACAAGATCTTCCAGAGTCGTCTTGTCCCTCCCCTGCTCCAGTTTAGAAttggccatttctccaaggaaccctggttccttttagagggaaatggtatttagaaatgaAGATCTGGGTGCTGGGTGTGCCCATTACTCCTAAGGTACTAATTCGTCTAGCCCCTTTCAGTGGATACAGCTAGGAAACGTACACATAGCTTTGACTCGTGACTCTTTGCTCTTTCCCTGGTTAGTTACTGAATTGAcccttttctttctattctgtgTGACCTTATCATAGCCCATACCACCATCCTTTCACACCCAGAAGTTATTGCAAAAGATTCCTAGTTGCCTCTCTGTTACTTAAGAGCTCAGTCaaaattaatcttcctaaaacatttttatctaGAACATTGTTAATGTGCTCAATAATTTCTAGTAGCTTCTCACTACTTTCTGATATTCAGGACCTTTCTGGAAGCCTGCTTCAGTGCCTTTTACATTTCCTCCTGCTTTGTCTCATATAAGCCCTCTAAAGTAGACTATTCTGTGTCCTGATTGTCCCCATAATTATTCAAATCACCCTTGGCTCTCTGGTTTTTT
It encodes:
- the EIF2S3 gene encoding eukaryotic translation initiation factor 2 subunit 3; translation: MAGGEAGVTLGQPHLSRQDLATLDVTKLTPLSHEVISRQATINIGTIGHVAHGKSTVVKAISGVHTVRFKNELERNITIKLGYANAKIYKLDDPSCPRPECYRSCGSSTPDEFPTDIPGTKGNFRLVRHVSFVDCPGHDILMATMLNGAAVMDAALLLIAGNESCPQPQTSEHLAAIEIMKLKHILILQNKIDLVKESQAKEQYEQILAFVQGTVAEGAPIIPISAQLKYNIEVVCEYIVKKIPVPPRDFTSEPRLIVIRSFDVNKPGCEVDDLKGGVAGGSILKGVLKVGQEIEVRPGIVSKDSEGKLMCKPIFSKIVSLFAEHNDLQYAAPGGLIGVGTKIDPTLCRADRMVGQVLGAVGALPEIFTELEISYFLLRRLLGVRTEGDKKAAKVQKLSKNEVLMVNIGSLSTGGRVSAVKADLGKIVLTNPVCTEVGEKIALSRRVEKHWRLIGWGQIRRGVTIKPTVDDD